The genomic segment GACGGTGGGGAACACCTGAAGTATCCGCGGGCCATCCCTCTTTTCAGTAAACCTTCGCTGAATAAAAGGTCAAGGAATGTTTAAGGGATTTCTAGCGACCGAAGTGCCTGGATGACTGACTCGCTGCGCGTCCTCCACGTCCTGTCGAACTGCGGGCGCGATGGCGTGGTGCGTCCACCGGGCCCTCCCGCCGCGCGGGTACAGCGGAAGAGGGTGGGTCCGTGTACCGGATCCCCAACCCGCAGGGGGCTTCCAGCGCCATCAACCCGGCGGACAGGCCATGCGCCGCCTCCAGCGTGGGGATTTGCTCGTGCAGGCTCGCCGCTAGCCCGGAAGCTGGCCCACGCCGCCTGGCCGGGTATAATCTGGACAGATGGGGCTTGCCGCGTGCGCGCCCCCTGATTGTGGGTAGCGCTGTGCGCTTGAACGAACAGCAACAACAAGCCATCGTCACCACCTTTCACGAGGTGTTCGGGGAGGGGCGGGTGCTGCTTTTCGGCAGCCGCACGGACGACACCCGGAAGGGGGGGGACATCGACCTGTATGCCCAGCCCGCCGCGCGCGACGCCTTGATGGAGAAGCGCGTGACCTTCCTCGCCAGGCTGAAGCGCAGAATCGGCGAGCAGAAAGTGGACCTCGTGATCGCCAGCGACCCGGCTCGTCCGATCGAGCAAGCGGCCCTGCAACAAGGCATTCTCCTGTGTCCGACGCGCTGAAGTCCACGCTGGGCGCCATCCATCGGATGATGGAGTGCGCGGACCTCGACCACGCCCTGCTGACATCCCAGCCCATAGAAGCGTCGTGGCTGGCCGACTACAGCCACCAGCGCATCGTCAACAGCTTCCTGTTCAACTTCCTGAAAATCCAGGACAAGGTGGGCCGCAAGTTCTTCCGGTTGGTGCTCCGTCACTGGCGCGAGCTGGAGTCGGACGACGTCACGATGCTGGACATCTTGCACCGCCTCGAGCAACTCCGGGTCCTCGAGAGCGTCGAAGTGTGGGACCGGCTGCGCGAGGTTCGCAACACCCTGACGTACGATTACCCCGAGGAAGGCGACGTGCGCCTCGAGACCCTTGCGCTGGCGCTGCGGGGATACGTGGAGCTCAAGGCGATCGTGGCCCGGATCGAGGAACGACTCTCGTCGAGTTGAGGCCGTTCCACACCCTTGGGAAATGGCTCTGGGGTGTGGCGCGGGGCGGTGGGAGACTCAGACGTTGAACCGGAACTCCATCACGTCCCCATCCAGCACCACGTACTCCTTGCCCTCCAGCCGCACGAGCCCCTTCTCCTTCGCGCCCACCTTGGAGCCTGAGGTCACGAGATCGTCGTAGCCGATCGTCTCGGCGCGGATGAAGCCCTTCTCGAAATCGGTGTGGATCACGCCGGCGGCCTGCGGGGCCTTGGTGCCGCGCGTGATGGTCCAGGCGTGGACCTCCTTCTCGCCGGCCGTGAAGTAGGTGATGAGGTTGAGCGCCGCGTAGGTGGCGCGCACGAGCCGGCCGAGGCCGCCCTCGGTGACGCCGAGGTCGGCCAGGTAGGCCTGCGCCTCTTCGGGGCCGAGCTCGCGCAGCTCGGCCTCGATCTGGGCCGAGATGGTCGCCACCACCTGCCCGTGTTCGGCGGCGTAGGCCTTCACCTGCTTGACCAGCTCCAGGTCGTCGGCTGTCGCAAGGTCGTTCTCGGCCACGTTGGCCGCGAAGATGACGGGCTTGTCCGTGAGCAGGTTCAGGGGCTGCAGCCAGGCCTTTTCCTCGGCCGACGGCTTGATCACGAAGTTGAGGGGCACGCCGCCTTCGAGAATCTCTTTGAGGCGCTCCAGGAAGGCGTTCTCGGCGATCGCCTCCTTGTTGTTGGCGCGAATCTCCCGCTGCAGGCGCTCCATGCGTTTCTCGACGGTCGAGAGGTCGGCCATCGCCAGCTCCAGGTTGATCGTCTCGATGTCGCGCACCGGGTTCACGCTGCCCTCGACGTGGGTGATGTCGTCGTCTTCGAAGCAGCGCACCACGTGGACGATCGCGTCCACCTCGCGGATGTGCGCCAGGAACTTGTTGCCGAGGCCCTCGCCCTTCGAGGCACCGCGCACGAGGCCCGCGATGTCCACGAATTCGATGGCCGTGGGGATGATTTTCAGCGTCTTGGAGAGCTTCGCCAGCACGCCGAGGCGCTCATCGGGGACCTCGACCACGCCCACGTTGGGGTCGATCGTGCAGAACGGAAAGTTGGCGGCCTGGGCACCGGCGGCGGTGATGGCGTTGAAGAGGGTGGACTTGCCGACATTGGGCAATCCGACGATTCCGGCGCGCAGCATGGGGCGGTGGTGATCCTTCCTGGTGGGGGCTGGGACCCACGGGCGGGTCCGACGAGGCGAATGCCGCGCCCCGGCGCGGCGACCCGCATTGTAGCACCGCTCACTTGAGCCAGGCATCCCCGATCTGGGTGTCGACCCGCACCGGCGTGGCCTGCAGGAAGCTCCGAGCCGCCGTCACCATCACGTTCCGCACGGCTTCAGCCGTCGCTTCGGCCGCCTCGGCCGGGGCTTCCACCACCAGTTCGTCGTGCACGCAGTTGACCAGGCGCGCCCCTAGCGGTGCCAGGGCGGCCGGCAGCTGGACCATGGCCTGCTTGAGGATGTCGCTGTTGGTGGCCTGGATCGGGAAGTTCTTGCCGGCGCGTTCGGCGGCGGCCACGGCCGCGCGGTCGTGTTCGTCGAACTGGAAGCGGGCCCGCCGGCCCCCGAGCGAGCGCAGCTCGCGATCGGCGATGGCGGTGTGGGCGGTGGCCTTGAGCCAGGCATCCACCCCGCGGTAGGTCTCGAAGTAGCGCTGGATCAGCTCCCGCGCGCGCTCGACCGTGACACCCAGTTCCGCGGCCAGGCTGTTGGCGCCGCGGCCGTAGATCAGCCCGAAGTTGATGCCCTTGGCGGCCTGTCGCTGGGCGGGGGTGACGGCCTCATAGGGCACCCAGAACATCTCGGAGGCGGTCATGCGATGCAGGTCCAGTTCCTGCTCGAAGGCCCGGCGGAAGGCCGCATCGCCACTGAGTTCGGCCAGGATGCGCAGTTCAATTTGGGAGTAGTCGGCCACCACCAGCTTGCAGCCGGGCGGGGCGGTGAAGCAGGCGCGGTGGTCCGGGTCGGCCGGAATGTTCTGCAAGTTGGGCTGCGAGCAACTGAAGCGCCCCGTGCTGGCGAACAGCTGCTGGAAGTGGGCGTGGATCCGCCCGGTTTTGGGGTGCACATGCTGCAGCAGACCGTCTCCATAGGCCGAGACGGCCTTTTGAAGCTGGCGCCAGGCCAGGATCTTGGGGACCACCGGGTGCTGGTGGGCGATCGCCTGCAGGGCCGCTTCGTGGGTATCGGTGAGGGTGAGACCCAGCCGCGACAGCGCCTGTTTCAGCTGCGAGCTGGAGTGCAGGTTCAGGGCCGGGGCGAGATCCGGCATGAGCGCCAGCTGCACGCGCGTGCCGGCCAGTTCCTGCTGCAGCTCCGCTTCCACCGTCCGGAAGCGCGTTTCGGCGGCCTGCCAGAGCCGCGTCCAGGCCGGGACATCCAGCAACACGCCGGTGTTCTCCATCTCGGCCACCACGCCGGCCACCGCAAACTCGATCAGGGCGATGCGGGCCAGCCCCGCGTCGATCAGTCGCGGGCGCAGCGCCGCCCGCAGGGGCAGCAACACCGCCGCATCGGTCGCCGCGTAGGCCAGCTGGGCCGGCGTCAGCGCGCCGCTCCAGTCACTGCGCTGTTCTTGCTTGTCGAGCACGCGCCTGAGGTAGTGGCGCACCACCGGTGCGAGGCCGTGCTGGTCCGTCTCGTGCAACAGCTGGCTGGCCAGCATGGTGTCGAAGACGCTTTGCACCCGCAGCCCGTGGTGATGCAGCAACCAGCGCAGGTCGAACTTGGCGTGGTGAAAGACCTTGATCGGGCGCGGGGCGCCGAACACCTCCCGCAGCGGCCCTAACTCGGGGATCGCGTCGAGATCGAGCAGGAAGGTCTCCTCCGGCAGGGCCAGCGACAGCAGCCGCAGGCGGCCATCCAGCGGATTCAAGGCCGTCGTCTCGGTGTCCACCCCGATCGCCTCGGCCGCCTGCAGTCGCTCCGCCAGGCCTGCCAGGTCCGCCGGGCCGATCAGGGTGGGAGAAGTCGGCTGCATGAGGCGTGTCAGGCTCCGCCGCGTGGTCGAGTCAGCAGTCGGATCACCGCATCCAGGTCGACCTCCATCGCGAGCAGGATCGCGGTCGAGCCGCCTGGTACCTCCGTCGTGCCGCGCGCGATTTCCAGCGTGCCGTAGGCATTCTCTACCGCCACGAAGTTGCAGGTGGGCGGGAAATCGGGCAGGCGGGCGATCGCCTCGACCGTCAGGCCCGCCACGTCGGCCTGGGGCGGCACCGTCACCTCGAAGACGTCAATGTTGCCCTTGTTGAAGCGCATCAGCGAGCGGATGTCGGGATATTCGATGTTGACCATCATCTGGTCGATCAGCGGTTTGACCGAGGACACGATCGTGGTGGCGCCGGCCAGGCGATAGGCTTCCTCGAAGTCCTTCTCGCGCATGCGTACCAGGCGGCGGGGCACGCCGAAACTCTTGGCCAGCAAGATGAAGGCCAGGTTCAGGGCATCGTTGCGCATGACCGCCACGGCGATGTCGGCTCGCCGCATGCCCACCGCTTCCAGCACGCGCGGGTCGGTGGCCGAGCCGGTATGCACCATCGCCCCGATCTCCGTGTGGGCATACTCCGTCACGGCGGGTTCCGGGTCGATCACCAGCACGTCGTGCCGATGGGCCACCAGCGCTTCGGCCAGCGAAAGCCCCATCAGGCCGCCCCCCGCAATCACGATGTACACGCGGCTACCTCATGTCGGCAGCTGCACCGTTGCAGCCCCCCGGAGACGTCCTCAGTATAGCGCCGCAGCGCCCCGGCGGGCCAGATGGCGCGCGCCTCGGGCGGAAGTGCTTGACGGCGGCATGTCCATTTCGTTATATTATAAACGAATCTTAACCTATTTCTGTCGGGGCGCTCCCGCGTGGCTTGCATCCGGGGCAGAGTGGGAAGGTGTGATGGACGCCGCAGCGTCGGTGATACCAGCCGGAGGTCGAGTGTGAGGTCAGCCTGGCAGGCGAGCGGAATGTCGCGCCGTGTGCTGTGCAGCGTCGCGTTGCTGGCCCTGACGGCTTGTGGGGTGGTGCGCGACCCGGTGGCCCTCCGGCGGGCACCGGCTTCTCTGGCGGCCGCGCTCAACGACGAACCTGGCCTGAGTGACGAACCGACCGAGGTGCTGCTGGAGCCCTCTCGCCCGACCCGTCGCCCGCGCAGCGTCCGCTCAGGCAACTGGGCGCGGCTGCACACCTCGTCCTACGAGACCCTGCCCGCCCTCAAGGCCCTGATCAACGGCGCGGAGCGCACCCTGCTGATCGAGACCTTCAATTTCGGTAACGACTCGATGGGCCGCCAGGTCTATCCGTTGCTGATCGCGCGGGCCAACGCCGGGGTGCAGGTCAAGGTGATTGCCGATTACGTGGGCAGCCGTTTCTTGCCGAAGCACGCCGAGATGGTCCGCGAACTGCGGGAGGCAGGTGTGGATGTGCGGCTGTATCGGCCGCGCTGGATCGTCAAGGACGATCAGCGGCGTGGCATCAACATCGACCACCGCAAGGTCTACATCGCCGACAACAAGCGCGCCCTGGTGGGGGGCGTGAACCTGATGGCCGATTTCGACACCCACACGCAGGACGTGCTGGTCGAATGGCGCGGTCCGATCGTGGGCGACCTGGTGGCCGAGTATCAGACCGACTGGCGGGCGACCGGGGGCTACGCGTTCAATCTGCCGCCGATCCCGGCGCAGCAACCGGACGGCGAGGTCGTCGCTCAAGTGGTGGTCACCAGCCCGGGGGAGGCGCGTTACGAAGGCCGTGACACGATCTACGCCGCAATCGAGGGCGCTCAGCGCCAGATCGACATCTCCAACCAGTACCTGTGGGACGACGGCCTGATCCGGCGCTTGCTGGCCGCCCTGCAACGCGGGGTGCGGGTGCGCGCGGTCGTGCCGGGCGACGAGGATCACGCCTACGCCAAGTCCCTCCACAACGAAGAGCTCAAGCGGCTGGTCGATGCGGGCGCTGAGGCGCGCCTGTTCACCGGCACCCATCCCAAGGCTCACCTGCATACCAAGTATTTCGGCGTGGATGACACCTGGGTCGCGATCGGCTCGATCAACGGCGACACACGCGCGTTGATGGACAACCAGGAGCTCGACACGATCATCCAGAATGCCTGGCTGGCCAATGAGTTCCGGGAACGGATGTTCCGGCGCGACTGGACCGATTGGTCCAAGCCGTATGTCTACAAGCCGGGTGGGGTGATCAACAAGCCCTTCCGCACCCTGCTTGAGATC from the Candidatus Sericytochromatia bacterium genome contains:
- a CDS encoding nucleotidyltransferase domain-containing protein, which codes for MPRARPLIVGSAVRLNEQQQQAIVTTFHEVFGEGRVLLFGSRTDDTRKGGDIDLYAQPAARDALMEKRVTFLARLKRRIGEQKVDLVIASDPARPIEQAALQQGILLCPTR
- a CDS encoding DNA polymerase, which codes for MQPTSPTLIGPADLAGLAERLQAAEAIGVDTETTALNPLDGRLRLLSLALPEETFLLDLDAIPELGPLREVFGAPRPIKVFHHAKFDLRWLLHHHGLRVQSVFDTMLASQLLHETDQHGLAPVVRHYLRRVLDKQEQRSDWSGALTPAQLAYAATDAAVLLPLRAALRPRLIDAGLARIALIEFAVAGVVAEMENTGVLLDVPAWTRLWQAAETRFRTVEAELQQELAGTRVQLALMPDLAPALNLHSSSQLKQALSRLGLTLTDTHEAALQAIAHQHPVVPKILAWRQLQKAVSAYGDGLLQHVHPKTGRIHAHFQQLFASTGRFSCSQPNLQNIPADPDHRACFTAPPGCKLVVADYSQIELRILAELSGDAAFRRAFEQELDLHRMTASEMFWVPYEAVTPAQRQAAKGINFGLIYGRGANSLAAELGVTVERARELIQRYFETYRGVDAWLKATAHTAIADRELRSLGGRRARFQFDEHDRAAVAAAERAGKNFPIQATNSDILKQAMVQLPAALAPLGARLVNCVHDELVVEAPAEAAEATAEAVRNVMVTAARSFLQATPVRVDTQIGDAWLK
- a CDS encoding TrkA family potassium uptake protein, whose protein sequence is MYIVIAGGGLMGLSLAEALVAHRHDVLVIDPEPAVTEYAHTEIGAMVHTGSATDPRVLEAVGMRRADIAVAVMRNDALNLAFILLAKSFGVPRRLVRMREKDFEEAYRLAGATTIVSSVKPLIDQMMVNIEYPDIRSLMRFNKGNIDVFEVTVPPQADVAGLTVEAIARLPDFPPTCNFVAVENAYGTLEIARGTTEVPGGSTAILLAMEVDLDAVIRLLTRPRGGA
- a CDS encoding phosphatidylserine/phosphatidylglycerophosphate/cardiolipin synthase family protein produces the protein MSRRVLCSVALLALTACGVVRDPVALRRAPASLAAALNDEPGLSDEPTEVLLEPSRPTRRPRSVRSGNWARLHTSSYETLPALKALINGAERTLLIETFNFGNDSMGRQVYPLLIARANAGVQVKVIADYVGSRFLPKHAEMVRELREAGVDVRLYRPRWIVKDDQRRGINIDHRKVYIADNKRALVGGVNLMADFDTHTQDVLVEWRGPIVGDLVAEYQTDWRATGGYAFNLPPIPAQQPDGEVVAQVVVTSPGEARYEGRDTIYAAIEGAQRQIDISNQYLWDDGLIRRLLAALQRGVRVRAVVPGDEDHAYAKSLHNEELKRLVDAGAEARLFTGTHPKAHLHTKYFGVDDTWVAIGSINGDTRALMDNQELDTIIQNAWLANEFRERMFRRDWTDWSKPYVYKPGGVINKPFRTLLEIIDYYL
- the ychF gene encoding redox-regulated ATPase YchF, which encodes MLRAGIVGLPNVGKSTLFNAITAAGAQAANFPFCTIDPNVGVVEVPDERLGVLAKLSKTLKIIPTAIEFVDIAGLVRGASKGEGLGNKFLAHIREVDAIVHVVRCFEDDDITHVEGSVNPVRDIETINLELAMADLSTVEKRMERLQREIRANNKEAIAENAFLERLKEILEGGVPLNFVIKPSAEEKAWLQPLNLLTDKPVIFAANVAENDLATADDLELVKQVKAYAAEHGQVVATISAQIEAELRELGPEEAQAYLADLGVTEGGLGRLVRATYAALNLITYFTAGEKEVHAWTITRGTKAPQAAGVIHTDFEKGFIRAETIGYDDLVTSGSKVGAKEKGLVRLEGKEYVVLDGDVMEFRFNV